A single Methanothrix sp. DNA region contains:
- a CDS encoding DUF2202 domain-containing protein yields the protein MIRDEIVLLVLALLLFSGCIQPEEPQVVAESAVSEEWRPDGVVGVNEYSHHLKLYSTPRQGYTGGVMTVSWKIDDEHLYMALNGSTRGWLAIGFEPSEWMKDADMVMAFVNGSVRVLDEYSTGNYGPHIDDTMLGGTYDILEHGGRSYGAHTVVEFRRKLETGDRFDKVLRPEQSVSIIWAMSDSMDPGVKHNIAYGEGMIYLGRPQSPAHQISQNLTENDIEWMLFIWKEEKAARDLYGSLYERTGLTVFLDLVRSEQSHIDQIGALMDRYGVETPVLEIGIFDNQTLQRVHDELLSKASSDHDALMAAARFEEISIIDLERAIAETGNKEVIDVYSGLLAGSKKHLRSYVGDLRDRGIKYAPVYLSTSEYEEIVRTA from the coding sequence ATGATACGCGATGAGATTGTGCTTCTGGTCTTGGCGCTGCTCCTCTTTTCAGGATGCATACAGCCAGAGGAGCCTCAGGTTGTTGCAGAAAGCGCCGTCTCGGAGGAATGGCGGCCCGACGGCGTTGTGGGTGTGAATGAGTACTCGCACCATCTAAAGCTCTACAGCACTCCCAGGCAGGGTTACACCGGTGGAGTGATGACGGTATCATGGAAGATAGATGATGAGCATCTCTACATGGCCTTAAATGGAAGCACTCGAGGATGGCTCGCCATCGGCTTTGAGCCCTCTGAGTGGATGAAGGACGCGGATATGGTGATGGCGTTTGTCAACGGGAGCGTGAGAGTGCTTGATGAATATTCTACAGGCAACTACGGCCCGCATATCGATGATACAATGCTCGGTGGCACATACGACATACTTGAGCATGGCGGCAGGAGCTACGGCGCACACACCGTTGTGGAGTTCAGGAGAAAGCTCGAGACCGGAGATCGCTTCGACAAAGTACTGAGACCTGAGCAGAGCGTATCGATAATCTGGGCGATGTCCGATAGCATGGATCCAGGTGTAAAGCACAACATCGCATACGGCGAGGGCATGATATATCTGGGAAGGCCCCAGAGCCCTGCACATCAGATCTCACAGAACCTGACCGAGAACGATATCGAGTGGATGCTCTTCATCTGGAAGGAGGAGAAGGCAGCCCGTGATCTCTACGGATCGCTTTATGAGAGGACAGGCCTGACGGTCTTCCTGGATCTTGTCAGGTCTGAGCAGAGCCACATAGATCAGATCGGAGCTCTCATGGATAGATACGGAGTGGAGACGCCTGTTCTGGAAATAGGCATTTTTGATAATCAGACTCTGCAGAGGGTTCATGATGAATTGCTCTCCAAAGCATCCTCAGATCATGATGCTCTCATGGCAGCCGCGAGGTTCGAGGAGATCAGCATCATCGATCTGGAGAGAGCGATAGCTGAGACCGGTAATAAGGAGGTAATCGATGTCTACAGCGGGCTTCTCGCGGGCTCGAAGAAGCATCTGCGATCGTATGTGGGGGATCTGAGGGATAGGGGCATCAAGTATGCCCCTGTTTATCTGAGCACGAGCGAGTACGAGGAGATTGTGAGAACTGCATAA